From Ignatzschineria sp. RMDPL8A, a single genomic window includes:
- a CDS encoding flavin prenyltransferase UbiX produces MIKMKDRITIALTGASGAQYGLRLIEVLLKKGLAVNVLFSQAALVVLALEMDLGLGKTTALQKARLLELFGLGEEASALLNVYGEKEWTSPLASGSNTPRHMVVCPCSMGSLAAIATGQSNNLIERAADVILKERRNLILVVRETPFHTIHLENMVKLSQMGALIMPANPGFYHKPTSVDAIIDFMVARILDQLDIEHNLMMKWGEKDPATK; encoded by the coding sequence ATGATTAAGATGAAAGATCGCATTACCATCGCCTTAACCGGCGCATCTGGGGCGCAGTATGGACTACGCCTCATTGAGGTTTTGCTTAAAAAAGGGCTCGCAGTGAACGTGCTCTTTTCGCAAGCGGCGCTGGTGGTGTTGGCCCTTGAGATGGATCTTGGATTAGGGAAAACTACCGCGTTACAAAAGGCGCGTCTTTTAGAGCTGTTTGGCCTTGGTGAGGAAGCGAGTGCGCTTTTAAATGTTTACGGCGAAAAAGAGTGGACATCGCCCTTAGCCTCTGGCTCAAATACCCCTCGGCATATGGTGGTTTGCCCGTGCAGTATGGGGAGTTTGGCGGCGATCGCAACCGGGCAATCGAATAATCTCATTGAGCGAGCCGCGGACGTTATTTTAAAAGAACGGCGCAACTTAATTTTAGTGGTGCGCGAGACGCCATTTCACACCATTCATCTTGAAAATATGGTAAAACTAAGCCAAATGGGCGCGCTCATTATGCCGGCCAATCCAGGGTTTTATCATAAACCGACATCGGTGGATGCGATCATCGATTTTATGGTGGCACGAATTTTAGATCAGCTCGATATTGAGCACAATTTAATGATGAAGTGGGGCGAAAAAGACCCCGCAACGAAATAG
- a CDS encoding TerC family protein, producing MEWLMDPSIGLFSPSVWVSLVILLLLEVVLGIDNLIFIAILSNKLPPHQRSHARFAGLSLALLMRIGLLAMMSWLITLTDPVFIDPIFHHPFSLRDLILVFGGFFLIQKATRELHERIEGSTHLEGKSKNYAKFWPVVLQIVILDAVFSFDAVITATSIAKHLWVMILAVTISMSMMLFAARALTEFVNRHPTVVVLCLSFLLMIGLSLVVEGFGFEVPKGYIYAAIGFSVFIEIMNQWIHRRQEILQNQMSRRERTADMILRLLGTKLYDDHEHDEEEEHPEEHDPIELFGEEERNMVSGVLTLSDRTIRSIMTPRNEISWININDSKEQILESLDANPHNQFPICDGTLDDVKGVARAKDIATDLLEKGYIDLEHSVRPALFSHRSTSVLKMMDIFRESKVHMVIVTDDFGGIQGVITLLDVFEAIAGEFPDEDETLSVEKVSDTEWNIDAGCDLLIVEQTLGIRGLVDDDDDYSSLGGLLIDRLDELPHAGDYLDSKGYRFTVTDVDDKRILMVNVTPIPESDDEVEVVDD from the coding sequence ATGGAATGGTTGATGGATCCCTCGATTGGCCTATTTTCGCCGTCGGTATGGGTTTCCCTAGTTATTTTACTTCTATTAGAAGTGGTTTTGGGCATAGATAATCTCATATTTATCGCCATTTTATCAAATAAACTCCCGCCTCACCAACGCAGTCATGCGCGGTTTGCGGGGCTATCTTTAGCACTTTTAATGCGGATTGGGTTGCTCGCGATGATGAGCTGGCTCATTACGCTCACCGATCCTGTTTTTATCGATCCGATCTTCCATCATCCGTTTTCGTTACGGGATTTGATCTTGGTGTTCGGGGGCTTTTTCTTAATCCAGAAAGCCACGCGTGAACTCCATGAACGAATCGAGGGTAGCACTCATTTAGAAGGAAAATCGAAGAATTACGCTAAATTTTGGCCGGTGGTATTGCAGATCGTCATTTTAGATGCGGTCTTCTCCTTTGATGCGGTGATCACTGCAACCAGTATCGCTAAACACCTCTGGGTGATGATCTTAGCGGTAACGATCTCGATGTCGATGATGCTCTTTGCAGCGCGTGCGCTGACGGAGTTTGTTAATCGTCATCCGACCGTCGTGGTGCTCTGTTTAAGTTTCCTTCTGATGATCGGGCTTAGCCTTGTGGTGGAAGGGTTTGGCTTTGAAGTGCCGAAGGGCTATATCTACGCTGCGATCGGATTCTCGGTCTTTATTGAGATTATGAACCAGTGGATTCATCGCCGCCAAGAGATTCTCCAAAATCAGATGTCGCGCCGTGAACGTACTGCTGACATGATTTTGCGTCTTTTAGGAACTAAACTCTACGACGATCATGAACATGATGAAGAGGAAGAGCACCCCGAGGAGCACGATCCGATCGAGCTTTTTGGTGAAGAGGAACGCAACATGGTGAGTGGCGTTTTAACGCTAAGTGATCGGACAATTCGTTCCATTATGACACCACGAAATGAGATCTCTTGGATCAATATTAACGATTCAAAAGAGCAGATTCTTGAAAGCCTCGATGCCAATCCCCATAATCAATTTCCGATCTGTGATGGAACGCTCGATGATGTGAAAGGGGTCGCGCGCGCGAAAGATATCGCTACCGATTTGCTAGAAAAAGGGTATATCGATCTTGAGCATTCGGTGCGCCCAGCGCTCTTTTCTCACCGCTCAACAAGTGTGCTTAAGATGATGGATATTTTCCGTGAATCGAAAGTGCATATGGTGATTGTGACCGATGATTTTGGTGGGATTCAAGGGGTAATTACTCTTCTTGATGTCTTTGAGGCGATCGCAGGCGAATTCCCTGATGAGGACGAAACCTTATCGGTGGAAAAAGTCTCCGATACCGAGTGGAATATCGATGCGGGATGTGACTTACTTATTGTGGAGCAAACCCTTGGGATTCGCGGGCTTGTCGATGATGACGATGATTATAGCTCGCTCGGCGGACTCCTCATTGATCGGCTCGATGAGCTGCCACACGCAGGTGATTATTTAGATTCTAAAGGGTATCGATTTACCGTTACCGATGTGGACGATAAACGTATTTTAATGGTCAATGTCACTCCGATTCCTGAGAGTGACGACGAAGTAGAGGTTGTAGATGATTAA
- the potA gene encoding polyamine ABC transporter ATP-binding protein codes for MHPSQLHKHEPWRDPNSVPHVELIDVVKVFDDHIAVNNISLDIYKGEFFSLLGPSGCGKTTLLRMLAGFETPTSGKILLEGEDMSKIPPYERPVNMMFQSYALFPHMTVEDNIAFGLKQDKIAKAEIRKRVDQMLELVQMGKYAKRKPHQLSGGQRQRVALARSIVKKPKLLLLDEPLGALDKRLREQTQFELMNIQEELGITFVIVTHDQEEAMTVSSRIAVMDTGELVQVATPTEIYEYPNSRYVAEFVGDVNIFEGVISDISPKQTTIESYETETPLVCNQGVGAVVGAQAWVAVRPEKLDISLTPPEDITINCVEGEVWDIGYLGDMSIYHVKLDNGKMVTASQVNHKRLTEHKINYEDRVYISFDKDSGIALIS; via the coding sequence ATGCACCCTAGCCAATTACATAAACATGAACCTTGGCGTGACCCCAATTCGGTTCCCCACGTGGAACTTATCGATGTTGTAAAGGTTTTTGACGACCATATTGCGGTGAATAATATCTCGCTAGACATTTATAAAGGTGAATTTTTCTCTCTGCTTGGCCCATCGGGATGCGGTAAAACAACGCTTCTGCGGATGCTTGCCGGCTTTGAAACGCCTACCTCAGGGAAAATTCTTCTCGAAGGGGAAGATATGTCCAAAATCCCGCCCTACGAGCGCCCGGTCAATATGATGTTCCAGAGCTATGCGCTTTTTCCGCATATGACCGTTGAGGACAATATCGCCTTTGGTCTAAAACAGGATAAAATTGCGAAAGCTGAGATTCGTAAACGCGTCGATCAGATGCTTGAACTGGTGCAAATGGGTAAATACGCCAAACGTAAACCTCATCAACTTTCAGGTGGTCAGCGCCAGCGGGTTGCTCTTGCACGCAGTATCGTGAAAAAGCCAAAACTGCTCCTTCTTGATGAGCCTTTAGGGGCGCTTGATAAACGTCTCCGTGAGCAGACGCAATTTGAGCTGATGAACATTCAAGAAGAGCTCGGCATCACCTTTGTGATCGTCACTCACGACCAAGAGGAGGCGATGACCGTTTCGAGTCGAATTGCCGTAATGGATACCGGTGAGCTTGTTCAAGTGGCAACTCCGACCGAGATTTATGAGTATCCCAACTCACGCTATGTAGCCGAATTTGTTGGGGACGTGAATATCTTTGAAGGGGTTATCTCCGATATCTCACCAAAACAAACCACGATCGAAAGCTATGAAACGGAAACGCCACTCGTCTGTAATCAAGGGGTCGGTGCGGTAGTTGGCGCGCAAGCGTGGGTCGCGGTTCGTCCTGAAAAGCTCGATATTTCGCTCACCCCGCCAGAGGATATAACCATCAACTGCGTTGAGGGGGAAGTGTGGGATATTGGCTATCTTGGCGATATGTCGATCTATCACGTGAAACTCGATAACGGCAAGATGGTGACCGCATCACAGGTCAATCATAAACGCTTAACCGAACATAAGATCAACTACGAAGATCGCGTCTATATTAGCTTCGATAAAGATTCTGGCATCGCTCTAATCTCATAA
- a CDS encoding ABC transporter permease subunit, translated as MAHHKHEIGFLTGAAAELISRLNFTHRKCLRFWPYRFIVSLFSSRKLVIGVPFIWLTLFFLIPFLIILRISFTEAEIASPPFTNLLEWVETGILQITVNFQNYMDIWEDSIYVNAYLNSVKVAFFATFFTLLIGYPIALAMARAPKQWHLFLVMLIILPFWTSFLIRIYAWVTILSPSGILNNVINAVGGFLGLIDPAHPVDLGILHTDLAVYIGIIYGYLPFMILPLYATLNKIDETLIEAAQDLGCPPIKTFWTMTFRLSLPGVLAGSFLVFIPALGEFVIPDLLGGSNVTMIGKVLYDTYLKGMDLPLVSAISVILLLLVIIPIYIFNRVQEKQFT; from the coding sequence ATGGCACACCACAAACACGAGATCGGCTTCTTAACGGGAGCCGCTGCGGAGTTGATCTCCCGCCTTAATTTTACGCATCGCAAATGTTTACGCTTCTGGCCCTATCGCTTTATTGTGAGTCTTTTTAGCAGCCGTAAACTGGTGATTGGGGTTCCTTTTATTTGGTTAACCCTCTTCTTTTTAATTCCATTTTTAATCATTTTACGCATCAGTTTTACCGAAGCGGAGATCGCATCTCCCCCCTTTACCAATCTATTAGAATGGGTGGAAACGGGGATTTTACAGATCACAGTGAACTTCCAAAACTATATGGATATTTGGGAGGATTCGATCTATGTGAACGCCTATTTAAACAGTGTGAAAGTGGCCTTTTTTGCCACCTTTTTTACGCTCTTAATTGGCTATCCAATCGCTTTGGCAATGGCGCGCGCGCCTAAACAGTGGCACCTATTTTTAGTGATGCTGATTATCCTACCGTTTTGGACCTCTTTTTTAATCCGAATTTATGCGTGGGTCACGATTCTATCGCCCTCTGGCATCTTAAATAACGTGATTAATGCCGTCGGCGGATTTTTAGGCCTGATCGATCCGGCGCATCCCGTTGATCTTGGGATTTTGCACACCGATCTTGCGGTCTATATCGGTATTATTTATGGCTATCTGCCCTTTATGATTTTACCGCTCTACGCAACGCTCAATAAGATCGATGAAACCCTTATTGAAGCCGCGCAAGATTTAGGGTGTCCGCCAATTAAAACGTTTTGGACGATGACCTTTAGACTCTCGCTTCCAGGCGTTTTAGCGGGGTCGTTCTTAGTCTTTATTCCCGCGCTTGGTGAGTTTGTCATTCCCGATCTGTTAGGCGGATCGAATGTCACCATGATTGGTAAAGTGCTCTACGATACCTATCTTAAAGGCATGGATTTACCGCTTGTATCGGCGATTTCAGTGATTTTATTGTTGCTGGTGATTATCCCGATCTATATCTTTAACCGTGTTCAAGAGAAGCAATTTACCTAA
- the hslO gene encoding Hsp33 family molecular chaperone HslO codes for MINGTSPKTDYLDRFIFDELPIRGERVILEHSWQELLLRRSYPDNVKKLLGELMATTALLSATIKIEGKLTVQVQAKGALDLLVVQISHLKGVRAVARFDKEGVAGLEGLKELCGEGHIVITIDAPTFKEPYQGIIPLIDNSIKEAIERYFATSEQLETTLYLATSDQAAAGMLLQRLPGEMPDEDAFNRVNHLAATMQDEELLQLPTKELLYRLYSEDDIRVFEPDSYHFECTCSKERTLSMIYQLNLDEVKSILAEQEDALFVDCEFCGKRYLFKESDLDFSLFKSEESESGASD; via the coding sequence ATGATTAACGGCACAAGCCCAAAAACCGATTATTTAGATCGATTTATTTTTGACGAACTCCCGATTCGCGGTGAGCGCGTGATTTTAGAGCATAGCTGGCAAGAATTGTTGCTTCGCCGTTCCTATCCTGACAATGTGAAAAAACTGCTCGGTGAATTGATGGCAACGACGGCACTTTTAAGTGCCACCATCAAAATTGAAGGAAAGCTCACCGTGCAAGTGCAAGCCAAAGGCGCGCTCGATCTATTAGTGGTGCAAATTAGCCATCTTAAAGGGGTGCGAGCGGTAGCGCGTTTTGATAAAGAAGGCGTCGCCGGTCTAGAGGGTTTAAAAGAACTTTGCGGGGAAGGGCATATCGTGATTACGATCGATGCGCCGACCTTTAAAGAGCCCTATCAAGGCATTATTCCGCTTATTGATAACAGCATTAAAGAGGCGATTGAGCGCTATTTTGCCACCTCCGAGCAGCTCGAAACAACGCTCTATTTAGCTACAAGCGATCAAGCGGCGGCAGGGATGTTGTTACAACGTCTTCCCGGTGAAATGCCTGATGAAGATGCCTTTAATCGGGTGAATCATTTAGCGGCGACGATGCAAGATGAGGAACTATTACAGCTTCCCACAAAAGAGCTGCTGTATCGCCTCTATTCGGAAGATGATATTCGCGTATTTGAGCCCGACTCCTATCATTTTGAGTGTACCTGTTCAAAAGAGCGGACCCTTAGCATGATCTATCAGCTCAATTTAGATGAGGTGAAATCGATTCTAGCGGAGCAAGAAGATGCCCTTTTTGTCGATTGTGAATTTTGCGGTAAACGCTATCTCTTTAAAGAGTCGGACCTTGATTTCTCACTCTTTAAATCGGAAGAATCAGAGAGCGGTGCATCAGATTAA
- a CDS encoding RDD family protein: MSKKYQVQFSGKLSDGISEAEAIRRVAAAYEVDEAEIEKWFTGEAITLREEANEAEKEEIVEFLSYFGLVLEVIELDGATDKAADETVDDAADEKPEEDEPEEESIWTRPRNENRESDENLPPEAADFKRDLQSAEEALADSLNALKEAIEKNPNAMIFRPAPLHKRFFAYVIDMFMVGIIFSFLLSYVFIPLGFMSEETIQLITNIYFEEARPSDEEIQEALGAIYYTVIPLMMAVYCGYFIILEGVMRGNNSLGKQFLNIRIYSVASPVPTLYQITLRTVTLAVVMMVLQGLLDSMIPMLGSLLFLASLGMARFDKSGLSQTFYDRIAGTCVGER; encoded by the coding sequence ATGTCAAAGAAATATCAGGTTCAATTTAGCGGAAAACTCTCCGACGGCATTTCAGAAGCGGAAGCGATTCGTCGTGTTGCGGCGGCGTACGAGGTCGATGAGGCCGAGATCGAAAAATGGTTTACCGGCGAAGCAATCACTCTTCGTGAAGAGGCAAACGAGGCGGAAAAAGAGGAGATCGTTGAGTTTTTAAGCTATTTTGGTCTGGTATTGGAAGTGATCGAACTCGATGGCGCGACAGATAAAGCAGCAGACGAAACCGTGGATGATGCGGCTGATGAAAAACCCGAGGAAGATGAGCCCGAGGAAGAATCGATCTGGACACGCCCACGTAATGAAAATAGAGAGAGTGATGAGAATCTTCCCCCTGAAGCTGCTGATTTTAAGCGTGATCTTCAATCGGCAGAAGAGGCACTTGCTGATTCCTTAAATGCGTTAAAAGAGGCGATCGAAAAGAATCCCAATGCGATGATTTTCCGCCCCGCACCACTGCATAAACGTTTTTTTGCTTATGTGATCGACATGTTTATGGTGGGTATTATCTTCTCGTTTTTGCTCTCCTATGTCTTTATTCCACTGGGATTTATGAGCGAAGAGACCATTCAGCTCATCACCAATATCTATTTTGAAGAGGCGCGCCCCTCTGATGAGGAGATTCAAGAGGCGCTCGGCGCGATCTATTACACGGTGATTCCGCTGATGATGGCGGTTTATTGCGGTTACTTCATCATTTTAGAAGGGGTGATGCGCGGCAATAATAGTCTTGGAAAACAATTTTTAAATATCCGAATCTATTCGGTAGCATCGCCGGTACCAACGCTCTATCAAATTACGCTACGCACGGTAACGCTTGCGGTAGTGATGATGGTGCTTCAAGGATTGTTGGATTCTATGATTCCTATGCTCGGCTCGCTCCTTTTTCTAGCGAGTTTAGGGATGGCGCGCTTTGATAAGAGCGGTTTGAGCCAAACATTTTACGACCGGATTGCCGGAACTTGCGTGGGAGAGCGTTAA
- the mutS gene encoding DNA mismatch repair protein MutS, translating into MTINPEHTPMMQQYWSIKQRYPSMILFYRMGDFYELFYDDAKKGARLLDITLTKRGKSAGEPVPMAGIPYHAAEGYLAKLVKMGESVAICEQVGEVSNKGPVERDVVRIITPGTLTDDYLLDARSESITAAIFKAPLEDGNAPSNNPKEGKWALAWLNLSSAAFSLMPLLSFDELLSELLRIKPSEIIHPEEEVIHPAIRNMSTITAFPEWHFDINRNYDLLCDHFRVQSLQGFSLHPGDTMLSVAGALLTYVKETQKDTLSYIDTLTLESLNDAVILDVTTRRNLEIEKTLTGEKKHSVRDLLDHTITPMGSRLLSRWLNRPLRDHRLLNERLDLVEAFQGDQTSIKSLLKPIGDLERLVTRVVLKSARPRDLTQIRTTLQQIPDLKTLLSQNEALVKINPLWLSFLEELPELRTLLETAIIEEPPVLIRDGGVLALGYSDALDELITMSTKGDQFLLDLEVRERERLHIPTLKVGYNRVHGYYVEISKQYSDKMPAEYVRRQTLKDVERYIYPELKEFENKILSAKERALALEKELWDELIEKIIPYQAQLRLLSDALATLDLYINLAEITTRLRWNRPVFKASIGINIKAGRHPIVESSLKTPFIPNDLTLEPSTNLLVVTGPNMGGKSTYMRQTALIVLLAHIGSFVPAEIAEIGPIDRIFTRIGAQDDLSSGQSTFMVEMTETATILNYATKESLVLMDEVGRGTSTLDGLSLAWSAAVYLSQKARAMTIFATHYFEMTELETLYPEIKNVHLDAVEHKDEIIFMHQVRPGAASKSYGLQVAALAGVPKGVIEMAKTKLSELEKSFEHLSVLPESTQTSSHQKTPDIQTFHEPAEQLSLFSNDPSEIEEAIKELDINQLTPIEALNLIATWKEKI; encoded by the coding sequence ATGACAATCAATCCTGAACACACCCCGATGATGCAGCAATATTGGAGCATCAAACAGCGTTATCCTTCGATGATTCTCTTCTACCGAATGGGTGATTTTTACGAGCTTTTCTACGATGATGCCAAAAAAGGCGCACGCCTCCTTGATATCACGCTCACAAAGCGCGGAAAATCCGCTGGCGAGCCGGTGCCGATGGCAGGGATTCCCTATCATGCCGCCGAAGGGTATTTAGCGAAACTGGTTAAAATGGGGGAATCGGTTGCGATCTGTGAACAGGTGGGCGAGGTTTCCAATAAGGGCCCCGTTGAGCGGGATGTGGTGCGCATTATTACTCCGGGAACGCTCACCGATGATTATCTCCTCGATGCGCGCTCTGAGAGCATTACCGCCGCCATTTTTAAAGCGCCTTTAGAGGATGGCAACGCGCCCTCAAATAACCCGAAAGAGGGAAAATGGGCGCTCGCGTGGCTCAATCTATCCAGCGCTGCATTTTCGCTCATGCCGCTTCTCTCGTTTGATGAGCTTCTCTCGGAACTCCTTCGCATTAAACCCTCGGAAATTATCCATCCTGAAGAGGAGGTAATTCATCCGGCGATCCGCAATATGTCAACGATTACTGCCTTTCCTGAGTGGCATTTTGATATCAATCGTAATTACGATCTGCTTTGCGATCATTTCCGCGTTCAAAGTCTGCAAGGGTTTTCCCTTCACCCCGGCGATACAATGCTAAGCGTCGCCGGCGCGCTCTTAACCTACGTTAAAGAGACCCAAAAAGATACGCTCAGCTACATCGATACGCTTACGCTAGAATCATTGAATGATGCGGTGATTTTAGATGTGACGACGCGCCGAAATTTAGAGATTGAAAAGACGCTCACCGGTGAGAAAAAGCATAGCGTTCGCGATCTTCTCGATCATACCATCACGCCGATGGGGTCACGGCTGCTGTCGCGCTGGCTCAATCGCCCGCTTCGCGATCATCGTCTCTTAAATGAGCGCCTTGATCTTGTGGAAGCCTTTCAAGGGGATCAAACATCGATTAAATCGCTGTTAAAACCGATTGGTGATCTTGAGCGATTAGTGACCCGCGTTGTGCTTAAAAGTGCCCGCCCCCGCGATCTCACCCAAATTCGCACCACCTTACAACAGATTCCGGATCTAAAAACGCTTCTATCTCAAAATGAAGCACTCGTTAAAATTAATCCGCTCTGGCTCTCATTTTTGGAAGAACTTCCCGAGCTTCGCACCCTGCTTGAAACGGCGATTATTGAAGAGCCCCCGGTGCTGATCCGAGATGGCGGCGTGCTCGCACTTGGCTATTCCGACGCACTTGATGAGCTGATTACCATGAGCACGAAAGGCGATCAATTTCTGCTCGACCTTGAAGTCCGCGAACGGGAGCGCCTCCATATCCCCACCCTTAAAGTCGGTTACAATCGCGTCCACGGCTATTATGTGGAGATTTCGAAACAATATTCGGACAAGATGCCCGCGGAATATGTGCGCCGTCAAACGCTAAAAGATGTGGAGCGTTATATCTATCCCGAGCTCAAAGAGTTTGAAAATAAGATTTTAAGCGCGAAAGAACGTGCTCTTGCCCTTGAAAAAGAGCTTTGGGATGAGCTGATTGAAAAAATTATTCCCTATCAAGCCCAATTGCGCCTCTTAAGTGATGCCCTGGCAACGCTCGATCTTTACATCAACCTTGCCGAAATCACTACGCGCCTTCGCTGGAATCGCCCGGTGTTTAAGGCCTCTATCGGGATCAATATTAAAGCCGGTCGCCACCCCATTGTGGAAAGCTCGCTTAAAACGCCCTTTATCCCCAATGATCTTACTTTAGAGCCCAGCACGAATCTTCTCGTTGTCACCGGGCCGAACATGGGCGGGAAATCCACCTACATGCGCCAAACGGCTCTCATTGTATTACTCGCGCATATCGGCTCCTTTGTGCCGGCTGAAATCGCTGAGATTGGCCCGATCGACCGGATTTTTACCCGTATCGGCGCGCAAGATGATTTAAGCTCAGGGCAATCAACCTTTATGGTGGAGATGACCGAAACCGCCACAATCCTCAATTACGCCACAAAAGAGAGCCTGGTGTTGATGGATGAAGTCGGTCGCGGAACATCAACCCTCGATGGGCTGTCCCTTGCGTGGAGTGCTGCGGTCTATCTCTCTCAAAAGGCGCGAGCGATGACAATCTTTGCCACGCACTATTTTGAGATGACCGAGCTTGAAACCCTCTACCCTGAGATTAAAAATGTGCATCTTGACGCCGTTGAACACAAAGATGAGATTATCTTTATGCATCAAGTCCGCCCGGGGGCTGCGTCAAAAAGTTATGGCCTCCAAGTTGCGGCGCTCGCCGGTGTCCCAAAAGGGGTAATCGAGATGGCGAAAACGAAACTCTCCGAGCTTGAAAAGAGTTTTGAGCATCTTTCGGTACTGCCAGAATCTACGCAAACAAGCTCTCACCAAAAAACACCCGATATTCAAACGTTTCATGAGCCGGCGGAACAATTATCGCTTTTTTCAAATGATCCCTCAGAAATTGAAGAAGCCATTAAAGAGTTAGATATCAATCAATTAACCCCCATCGAAGCGCTCAATTTAATTGCAACGTGGAAAGAAAAGATATAA